In Denticeps clupeoides chromosome 1, fDenClu1.1, whole genome shotgun sequence, a single window of DNA contains:
- the LOC114796457 gene encoding titin isoform X40, whose amino-acid sequence MQMESRRKSQRSSFMDSLSSRSQWIIVLGLLITWSMAGIFMFDFINFKEEPDTQEDPIAAINDALESISEYMDKGLDVLSDPLGLVPESGEIVESAVDGLADLAGSASGLLLDSEGSVYGVRFLKSGGALIEDVRTGMQDAVLYLFHIFEGVLNAVTSFPVGILTQTLDGVKCILNLIANCIPSMPASREGSSYGVGALKSGGALMEDARIGLKNAVLYIFDVFQGLLNAAASFPFDGVTWIVNLIANCIPSMPAGHEGGFYGEVVLQSGGALVEDVRTGVKNVVLYLFNVFEGVLDAVIFIPDLLVTQTMHGVKYITNIVVYCVTSIPIDHAGWIPESIKPMNAITYATEGITNLNKNVFGSLSNMFKSDEGYIPEMSFDPMKVVTDAVEEITDKRNMFLAYLSTMLMQEKEDALQMKRKKGEFFPPLETVTEIMDRKEDDVLLEKIFKATSTKLEDHRRGRAMDDLQEEHEQKQEDSGKLDLKEEEDLDHMGEYQQEDRDEKNNKDASDYYNVSEPENLDDAVEKNVEGLVFLMKPITDVPDLERDSEAADEYEDKKSPESVIPEIEEFKEFETIPDDDEEMISGDTEETGKQARSDITEEEDDDDDDDDDDDKVPAEQAHSDITVSDFEGEIEMKVTDDDDLDSEDTEEKTSNVADDHIIEGEDDGEDLTEKTTAASKLAETTDDYNNDDAEDYRGGDEDNKDKDDYLEIEDAEETTAHDESVSEIDNKKDHVTESEDDVKDLIGPFTEAPKLADNEDDLEREDEEGKITSDLALAEIDNKHDHMTESEDDLIEPPTAAASLTDNHNVHDDDDAEEKIKSDVVVTEMDDKDDPLTVSEADSEDLIDPPAEAPSLTENCDVNYGDVHDDDDDLDSDDAEEKIKSDGGLAEDLVEPQTESPKMAEASDADEEDDLQSEDAEDKIKAEIRNKDDHMTESEDDSEDHTEPTTAAPSLAEVSDNQNDDEDDNDFDSDGSEMTEPLETMDTDVSAEQTKPEDILLKPDSSANGDDQNNNNNDRRKEKSKMKKQLPGKTRQSNITSDVLTEQEDLDSLPQDLYGVLEQEKAYKEQKTKEEVYKVIQELRAAEDEEDEEQMAITEETEKNAEEKTSDRMKRKAKLQMNMTSDDLEPKAEKLEKPEKLKKKPSVETHVIKKKSQKEVEAQRERAKPAKKEAEVLKEKVKPAKTERKVAKKAEQAKKAAPKVSTEKAKISPERKEAEDLKRKVKPAPAIKEVPQEKVKLAPEEAEVTKEKVKPLKKDFAASKEKAKPKKDVEAQTERAKPGKDAEVPKEKAKAKEARQVAKEKPAAQIKEPQVPQKKPITPEKEPAEKAKARPTKKESELPKEKAKAPAEVKEVPKEKVKPTPPIKKPKILKKDLKPITKEPKIPKEESKPIKKEPKIPKEEPKPIKEEPEIPKEESKPTKKVPEKAKSAPAIKEPEMPKEKEKPTLTVKKAEVTKEKAKSTRAAKQAEVPKEKARPTPGVKKPEEETHPEKKEIQKEEPKSSKKEPKILKEEPKPIKKEPKILKELKPIKKVPKIPKEGSKPIKKELKMPKEEPKPIKEEPEIPKEEPKPTKKEPEISKEESKPIKTEPKVPKEETPPSKKDPKILKEETQPMKKAPELSKEEPKHIKKEHKVLKEEPSPITKEPKIPKEEPKPKKESKIPKAKPRPTMKEPDISKEESKPIKTEPKSPKKELKPIKKEPKIPKEELKPIKKEPKVKKENTQPIKKEPKIPKVKAKPIMKEPKVPKEEIQLIKKEAKIPEEEPKPIKKEPKVPKEETKPIKKEPKVKKEDTQSITKAEPKIPKEEPEPIKKEPKVPKEDTQPIKKEPKIPVEEPKPIKKEPKVPKEDTHPIKKEPKIPVEEPKPIKKEPKVPKEDTQPIKKEPKIPVEEPKSIKKEPKIPVEEPKSIKKEPKVPKEETKPIKKEPKIPEEEPKSIKKEPKVPKEETKPIKKEPKTPKVEAKPIKKEPKIPEEEPKSIKKEPKIPVEEPKSIKKEPKVPKEETKPIKKEPKIPEEEPKPIKKEPKIPKEEPKPIKKEPKVPKEDTQPIKKEPKIPEEEPKPIKKEPKVPKEETKPIKKEPKTPKVEAKPIKKESKIPEEEPKSIKKEPKIPEEEPKSIKKEPKIPKEEPKPIKKEPKVPKEETKPIKKEPKTPKVEAKPIKKEPKIPEEEPKSIKKELDILKEEPKKAEAEVAKGKVKSTPAVKKPEVPKEKPEPIKKEAEMPKEKLKATPTIKKAEVQKEEKKLMKKEPEVPNEKVLHTTATQVEPVLKEKVKPPRKDVELAKAKAKPAPPLKAEAGIPKDKAKPKKAAEKDKEKPEPTPSPKELGVKKEKVPAAPTAKKPDVPKTEAKQPKKAPGAVLKERLKLTRGKADIHLKAELEGLKNLTKPIPKKEHIVKERKKLVEKATPEAPKEVKPVPETEEPEVSQETTAPLEKVVHIESVTPVDVTEPAPTKPGEPPLLEEFGAEEDDLPYFQCFFVDEDDTHYPFFPFSPIQM is encoded by the exons ATGCAGATGGAGTCTCGTCGCAAGAGCCAGCGCAGCAGCTTCATGGATTCCCTTAGCAGCCGCAGCCAATGGATCATCGTCCTCGGCCTCCTCATCACCTGGTCCATGGCTGGCATATTTATGTTCGACTTCATCAATTTCAAGGAAGAACCGG acacacaggagGATCCCATAGCCGCTATAAACGATGCGTTGGAGAGCATCTCGGAATATATGGATAAAGGCCTGGACGTTTTGAGTGACCCGCTGG GTTTAGTACCTGAATCGGGTGAGATAGTCGAGTCTGCTGTTGATGGACTCGCTGATTTAGCAGGCTCGGCATCAGGACTGCTGCTGGACAGTGAAG gGAGCGTGTACGGAGTGCGTTTCTTGAAATCAGGTGGTGCTCTAATCGAAGATGTAAGAACTGGAATGCAGGATGCGGTGCTGTATTTATTCCACATCTTTGAAG GAGTGCTGAATGCAGTGACCTCCTTCCCAGTAGGAATTTTGACTCAAACACTTGATGGAGTTAAATGCATACTGAACTTGATCGCAAACTGTATTCCAAGCATGCCAGCTAGCCGTGAAG GGAGTTCTTATGGAGTGGGCGCCCTGAAATCTGGTGGTGCACTAATGGAAGATGCAAGAATTGGGCTGAAGAACGCAGTCCTGTATATATTCGACGTCTTTCAAG GCCTCCTCAATGCAGCGGCCTCCTTCCCGTTTGATGGAGTAACATGGATAGTGAACTTGATTGCAAACTGTATTCCAAGCATGCCAGCTGGCCACGAAG gggGTTTTTATGGAGAGGTTGTCCTGCAATCTGGAGGTGCACTCGTGGAAGATGTGAGAACTGGAGTGAAGAATGTGGTTCTGTATTTATTCAACGTCTTCGAAG GAGTGCTGGATGCAGTTATCTTCATCCCGGATCTGCTTGTGACTCAAACAATGCATGGAGTGAAATACATAACAAACATTGTGGTATATTGCGTCACAAGCATACCCATTGACCATGCAG GTTGGATTCCCGAAAGCATTAAACCAATGAACGCCATTACTTACGCAACAGAAGGAATCACTAACCTAAACAAGAATGTCTTTGGCTCGTTGTCTAACATGTTCAAGAGTGATGAAG GTTACATTCCGGAAATGAGCTTTGACCCCATGAAAGTTGTCACTGATGCAGTAGAAGAAATTACTGACAAAAGGAACATGTTCTTGGCATATTTGTCAACTATGCTGATGCAAGAAAAGG aaGATGCACTacagatgaaaagaaagaaag GAGAATTTTTCCCTCCACTAGAAACAG TTACAGAGATCATGGACAGAAAAGAAGATGATGTTCTGCTGGAGAAGATCTTTAAGGCCACTAGTACAAAGCTAGAAGATCACAGGAGAGGAAGAGCCATGGATGACCTCCAAGAAGAGCATGAGCAAAAACAGGAAGATTCTGGTAAATTGGAtttgaaagaggaagaagatcTAGATCACATGGGAGAATATCAACAGGAGGACAGGGATGAGAAAAACAACAAGGATGCTTCTGATTATTATAATGTTTCCGAACCTGAAAATCTTGATGATGCTGTTGAAAAAAATGTTGAGGGTCTTGTGTTTTTGATGAAACCCATCACAGACGTTCCAGATTTGGAAAGGGATTCTGAAGCAGCAGATGAATATGAGGATAAGAAGAGTCCAGAGTCTGTCATTCCTGAAATAgaagaatttaaagaatttgaAACAATTCCAGATGACGATGAAGAAATGATCAGTGGGGATACAGAGGAGACAGGAAAACAGGCAAGATCTGACataacagaagaagaagatgatgatgatgatgatgatgatgatgatgataaggTCCCAGCAGAACAGGCACATTCTGATATAACCGTGTCTGACTTTGAAGGTGAAATAGAGATGAAGGTCACTGATGACGATGATTTAGACAGTGAGGATACAGAGGAAAAAACATCCAATGTAGCTGACGATCATATTATTGAAGGTGAAGATGACGGTGAAGACCTGACAGAAAAAACCACAGCAGCCAGTAAATTGGCTGAGACCACTGACGATTACAACAACGATGATGCTGAAGATTACAGGGGAGGTGATGAAGATAACAAAGATAAGGATGATTATTTGGAGATCGAGGATGCAGAGGAAACAACAGCACATGATGAATCTGTTTCTGAAATAGATAACAAAAAGGATCATGTCACTGAAAGTGAAGATGACGTTAAAGACCTGATAGGACCATTCACAGAAGCACCTAAACTGGCTGATAATGAAGATGATTTAGAGCGTGAGGATGAAGAAGGAAAAATAACATCTGATCTAGCTCTAGCTGAAATAGATAACAAACATGACCACATGACTGAAAGTGAAGATGACCTGATAGAACcacccacagcagcagcatcactgACAGATAACCACAAtgttcatgatgatgatgatgcagaagaaaaaattaaatctgaTGTAGTTGTAACTGAAATGGATGACAAAGATGATCCTCTGACTGTAAGTGAAGCTGACAGTGAAGATCTAATAGATCCACCTGCAGAAGCACCATCATTGACTGAGAACTGTGATGTTAATTATGGTGAtgttcatgatgatgatgatgatttggATAGTGATGatgcagaagaaaaaataaaatctgatggAGGTCTAGCTGAAGACCTTGTAGAACCACAAACAGAATCACCTAAAATGGCTGAGGCCAGTGATGCTGATGAGGAAGATGATTTACAGAGCGAGGATGCAGAAGACAAAATAAAAGCTGAAATACGTAATAAAGATGACCACATGACTGAAAGTGAAGATGATAGTGAAGACCATACAGAACCAACTACAGCAGCACCATCACTGGCTGAGGTCAGTGATAATCaaaatgatgatgaagatgataaTGATTTTGACAGTGATGGTTCAGAGATGACAGAACCGCTGGAGACAATGGATACAGATGTATCAGCTGAACAAACCAAACCTGAGGACATACTTTTGAAGCCTGACAGTTCTGCCAATGGTGATgaccaaaacaacaacaacaacgacagAAGGAAGGAAAAATCCAAAATGAAGAAGCAGTTGCCGGGGAAGACAAGGCAATCAAACATCACGTCCGATGTTCTCACAGAGCAAGAAGATCTGGACTCTTTGCCACAGGACTTATACGGAG TTCTTGAACAAGAAAAAGCATATaaagagcaaaaaacaaaagaagaagtgTATAAGGTCATCCAAG AGTTGAGAGCCGcagaggatgaagaggatgaagaacAGATGGCCATAACTgaggaaacagaaaaaaatgctgaagaAAAAACATCCGACAGAATGAAACGCAAAGCCAAGCTTCAGATGAACATGACTTCAGATGACCTGGAGCCCAAAG CAGAGAAACTGGAGAAGCCCGAGAAGCTGAAGAAGAAACCCAGTGTTGAGACTCATGTGATAAAAAAGAAGTCCCAGAAAG AGGTGGAAGCTCAAAGGGAAAGAGCCAAACCAGCAAAGAAAG AAGCTGAGGTCCTGAAAGAGAAAGTCAAACCAGCCAAGACAG AACGTAAAGTTGCAAAGAAAGCTGAACAAGCAAAGAAAG CAGCACCTAAAGTTTCCACAGAAAAAGCCAAAATATCACCAGAGAGAAAAG AAGCTGAGGATCTGAAGAGGAAAGTCAAACCAGCTCCAGCAATTAAGG AAGTGCCACAAGAAAAAGTCAAGCTTGCACCTGAAGAGGCCGAAG TTACAAAGGAGAAGGTCAAACCACTGAAGAAAg aCTTTGCTGCTTCAAAGGAAAAAGCCAAACCAAAGAAAG ATGTGGAAGCTCAGACAGAGAGGGCCAAACCAGGAAAGG ATGCTGAAGTCCCAAAAGAAAAAGCTAAAGCAAAGGAGG CAAGACAAGTGGCAAAAGAAAAACCAGCAGCACAAATAAAAG AGCCTCAGGTTCCACAGAAGAAACCCATAACTCCTGAGAAAG AACCAGCTGAAAAGGCCAAAGCTCgaccaacaaaaaaag AATCTGAATTACCAAAAGAAAAGGCCAAGGCTCCAGCTGAAGTAAAAG AAGTtccaaaagaaaaagtgaaaccTACTCCACCAATTAAAA AACCAAAGATTCTGAAGAAGGACCTCAAACCTATAACGAAAG AACCCAAGATTCCAAAGGAGGAATCCAAACCTATAAAGAaag AACCTAAGATTCCAAAGGAGGAACCCAAACCAATAAAGGAAG AACCAGAGATTCCAAAGGAGGAATCTAAACCTACAAAGAAAG TGCCAGAAAAGGCCAAGTCTGCCCCAGCAATAAAAG AACCAGAAAtgccaaaagaaaaagagaagccCACTCTAACAGTTAAAA AAGCAGAAGtgacaaaagaaaaagccaAGTCTACTCGAGCTGCTAAAC AAGCAGAAGTGCCGAAAGAAAAGGCCAGGCCTACTCCAGGGGTTAAAA AACCAGAGGAGGAAACCCATCCTGAAAAGAAAG AAATTCAGAAAGAGGAACCCAAATCTTCAAAGAAAG AACCCAAGATCCTGAAAGAGGAACCCAAACCTATTAAGAAAG AACCAAAGATTCTGAAGGAGCTCAAACCTATAAAGAAAG TACCCAAGATTCCTAAGGAGGGATCCAAACCTATAAAGAAAG AACTTAAAATGCCAAAAGAAGAACCCAAACCAATAAAGGAAG AACCAGAGATTCCAAAGGAGGAACCTAAACCTACAAAGAAAG AACCAGAGATTTCAAAGGAGGAATCCAAACCTATAAAGACAG AACCCAAGGTTCCAAAGGAGGAAACCCCACCTTCAAAGAAAG ACCCCAAGATTCTGAAAGAGGAAACCCAACCTATGAAGAAAG CTCCTGAGCTTTCAAAGGAGGAGCCCAAACATATTAAGAAAG AACACAAGGTTCTGAAAGAGGAACCCTCACCTATAACGAAAG AACCCAAGATTCCGAAGGAGGAACCCAAACCCAAGAAAG AATCAAAGATTCCAAAGGCAAAACCTAGACCTACAATGAAAG AACCAGATATTTCAAAGGAGGAATCCAAACCAATAAAGACAG AACCTAAAAGTCCAAAGAAGGAACTCAAACCAATCAAGAAAG AACCTAAGATTCCAAAGGAGGAACTCAAACCAATCAAGAAAG AACCCAAGGTTAAAAAAGAGAACACCCAACCTATTAAGAAAG AACCCAAAATCCCAAAGGTGAAAGCCAAACCTATAATGAAAG AACCCAAGGTTCCAAAGGAAGAAATACAACTTATAAAGAAAG AAGCCAAGATTCCAGAGGAGGAGCCCAAACCTATAAAGAAAG AACCCAAGGTTCCAAAGGAAGAAACCAAACCCATAAAAAAAG AACCCAAGGTTAAAAAAGAGGACACCCAATCTATTACGAAAG CAGAACCCAAGATTCCAAAGGAGGAGCCCGAACCTATAAAGAAAG AACCCAAGGTTCCAAAGGAAGACACCCAACCTATAAAGAAAG AACCCAAGATTCCAGTGGAGGAGCCCAAACCTATAAAGAAAG AACCCAAGGTTCCAAAGGAAGACACCCATCCTATAAAGAAAG AACCCAAGATTCCAGTGGAGGAGCCCAAACCTATAAAGAAAG AACCCAAGGTTCCAAAGGAAGACACCCAACCTATAAAGAAAG AACCCAAGATTCCAGTGGAGGAGCCCAAATCTATAAAGAAAG AACCCAAGATTCCAGTGGAGGAGCCCAAATCTATAAAGAAAG AACCCAAGGTTCCAAAGGAAGAAACCAAACCCATAAAGAAAG AACCCAAGATTCCAGAGGAGGAGCCCAAATCTATAAAGAAAG AACCCAAGGTTCCAAAGGAAGAAACCAAACCTATCAAGAAAG AACCCAAGACTCCAAAGGTGGAAGCCAAACCTATAAAGAAAG AACCCAAGATTCCAGAGGAGGAGCCCAAATCTATAAAGAAAG AACCCAAGATTCCAGTGGAGGAGCCCAAATCTATAAAGAAAG AACCCAAGGTTCCAAAGGAAGAAACCAAACCTATAAAGAAAG AACCCAAGATTCCAGAGGAGGAGCCCAAACCTATAAAGAAAG AACCCAAGATTCCAAAGGAGGAGCCCAAACCTATAAAGAAAG AACCCAAGGTTCCAAAGGAAGACACCCAACCTATAAAGAAAG AACCCAAGATTCCAGAGGAGGAGCCCAAACCTATAAAGAAAG AACCCAAGGTTCCAAAGGAAGAAACCAAACCTATAAAGAAAG AACCCAAGACTCCAAAGGTGGAAGCCAAACCTATAAAGAAAG AATCCAAGATTCCAGAGGAGGAGCCCAAATCTATAAAGAAAG AACCCAAGATTCCAGAGGAGGAGCCCAAATCTATAAAGAAAG AACCCAAGATTCCAAAGGAGGAGCCCAAACCTATAAAGAAAG AACCCAAGGTTCCAAAGGAAGAAACCAAACCTATCAAGAAAG AACCCAAGACTCCAAAGGTGGAAGCCAAACCTATAAAGAAAG AACCCAAGATTCCAGAGGAGGAGCCCAAATCTATAAAGAAAG AACTAGATATTCTAAAGGAGGAACCCAAGAAAG CAGAGGCAGAAGTAGCAAAAGGCAAAGTCAAGTCCACTCCTGCAGTTAAAA AGCCTGAGGTTCCTAAGGAGAAACCTGAACCAATAAAGAAAG aAGCAGAAATGCCAAAAGAGAAACTCAAAGCCACTCCAACAATAAAAA AAGCTGAGGTtcaaaaggaggagaagaaactaATGAAGAAAg AACCAGAGGTGCCTAATGAAAAAGTATTACACACCACGGCAACACAAG TAGAGCCTGTTCTAAAGGAGAAAGTCAAGCCACCAAGGAAAG ATGTTGAATTGGCAAAAGCAAAAGCCAAACCGGCTCCACCATTAAAAG CAGAAGCTGGCATTCCAAAGGACAAAGCTAAACCTAAAAAAG CTGCTGAGAAGGACAAAGAAAAGCCAGAGCCCACTCCATCACCAAAGG AATTAGGTGTGAAGAAGGAAAAAGTCCCAGCTGCACCAACAGCAAAAA AGCCAGATGTTCCCAAGACTGAAGCCAAACAACCAAAGAAAG CACCAGGAGCGGTTTTGAAAGAAAGACTGAAACTGACAAGAGGTAAAGCAGACATTCACCTCAAAGCAG AGCTTGAAGGTCTGAAAAATCTTACAAAGCCTATTCCAAAGAAAG AACACATTGTAAAGGAAAGGAAGAAGCTGGTGGAGAAAG CAACTCCAGAGGCACCAAAAGAAGTGAAACCTGTGCCAGAGACAGAAG AGCCTGAAGTTTCACAGGAGACCACTGCACCTCTGGAGAAAG TTGTTCATATAGAATCTGTAACACCAGTGGACGTCACAGAACCAGCGCCTACAAAACCAG GTGAACCACCGCTGTTGGAGGAGTTTGGTGCAGAAGAAG atgacctGCCCTACTTCCAGTGCTTCTTTGTGGATGAAGATGACACCCACTATCCTTTCTTCCCTTTCTCACCGATCCAAATGTGA